In Phacochoerus africanus isolate WHEZ1 chromosome 14, ROS_Pafr_v1, whole genome shotgun sequence, one genomic interval encodes:
- the KCNJ12 gene encoding ATP-sensitive inward rectifier potassium channel 12 produces the protein MTAAGRANPYSIVSSEEDGLHLVTMSGANGFGNGKVHTRRRCRNRFVKKNGQCNIEFANMDEKSQRYLADMFTTCVDIRWRYMLLLFSLAFLASWLLFGVIFWVIAVAHGDLEPAEGRGRTPCVLQVHGFMAAFLFSIETQTTIGYGLRCVTEECPVAVFMVVAQSIVGCIIDSFMIGAIMAKMARPKKRAQTLLFSHNAVVALRDGKLCLMWRVGNLRKSHIVEAHVRAQLIKPRVTEEGEYIPLDQIDIDVGFDKGLDRIFLVSPITILHEIDEASPLFGISRQDLETDDFEIVVILEGMVEATAMTTQARSSYLANEILWGHRFEPVLFEEKNQYKIDYSHFHKTYEVPSTPRCSAKDLVENKFLLPSANSFCYENELAFLSREEEEDEADADPRSPSPQARHDFDRPQAGGAALEQRPYRRESEI, from the coding sequence atGACTGCGGCCGGCCGTGCCAACCCCTACAGCATCGTGTCGTCGGAGGAGGACGGGCTGCACCTGGTCACCATGTCGGGCGCCAACGGCTTTGGCAACGGCAAGGTGCACACGCGGCGCAGGTGCCGGAACCGCTTCGTGAAGAAGAACGGCCAGTGCAACATCGAGTTCGCCAACATGGACGAGAAGTCGCAGCGCTACCTGGCCGACATGTTCACCACCTGCGTGGACATCCGCTGGCGCTACATGCTGCTCCTCTTCTCGCTGGCCTTCCTCGCCTCCTGGCTGCTGTTCGGCGTCATCTTCTGGGTCATCGCCGTGGCCCACGGGGACCTGGAGCCGGCGGAGGGCCGCGGCCGCACGCCCTGCGTGCTGCAGGTGCACGGCTTCATGGCGGCCTTCCTCTTCTCCATCGAGACGCAGACGACCATCGGCTACGGGCTGCGCTGCGTGACGGAGGAGTGCCCCGTGGCCGTGTTCATGGTGGTGGCGCAGTCCATCGTGGGCTGCATCATCGACTCCTTCATGATCGGGGCCATCATGGCCAAGATGGCCCGGCCCAAGAAGCGGGCGCAGACGCTGCTCTTCAGCCACAACGCGGTGGTGGCGCTGCGGGACGGCAAGCTCTGCCTCATGTGGCGCGTGGGCAACCTGCGCAAGAGCCACATCGTGGAGGCGCACGTGCGGGCGCAGCTCATCAAGCCCAGGGTCACGGAGGAGGGGGAGTACATCCCGCTGGACCAGATCGACATCGACGTCGGCTTCGACAAGGGCCTGGACCGCATCTTCCTCGTGTCGCCCATCACCATCCTGCACGAGATCGACGAGGCCAGCCCGCTGTTCGGCATCAGCCGGCAGGACCTGGAGACGGACGACTTCGAGATCGTGGTCATCCTGGAGGGCATGGTGGAGGCCACGGCCATGACCACGCAGGCCCGCAGCTCCTACCTGGCCAACGAGATCCTGTGGGGCCACCGCTTCGAGCCCGTGCTCTTCGAGGAGAAGAACCAGTACAAGATCGACTACTCGCACTTCCACAAGACCTACGAGGTGCCGTCCACGCCCCGCTGCAGCGCCAAGGACCTGGTGGAGAACAAGTTCCTGCTGCCCAGCGCCAACTCCTTCTGCTACGAGAACGAGCTGGCCTTCCTGAGccgcgaggaggaggaggacgaggcGGACGCCGACCCgcgcagccccagcccccaggccaggcACGACTTCGACAGGCCCCAGGCCGGTGGCGCCGCCCTCGAACAGCGGCCCTACAGACGGGAGtcagagatctga